Sequence from the Deltaproteobacteria bacterium genome:
AACACCGGCCCCGACCCGCCGCGCTGACCGGTGGCGGCGCAGCCGGTTCCCACCCCGCTGATCCGTCGCTCCGTCTCGGTGGCCCGGTCGCAACCGATCGCCCCGGGAAAATCGAGCTATGCATGCTCACCGGAAGGACACCTCCGACGACGCCTACGTGTGGTACGGCAAGAACCAGTCGATGAGCTGGAAGCTAGTGGGCCAGCAGGACATCTTGGTGCAAACGGCGCTGCCCGACCCGGTGCCGCTGGTCGCCGGGCCCGAGGGCGACGGCGGCACCTCGTGGATCTTGCGCAAGGACTTCCTCGGCGCCAAGTTCGGCTACGAGACCCCGGGCTGGACCGGCGCGCCCTGGGCCATGACCAACATGATCTGGGTCAAGCGGCCGGTGTGGGTGGTGGAAGCCTTCCCCAAGGACCCGTACTACAATTACGGCCGTCAGGTCATCTACGCCGATCGCGAGAACGGCCTCTTTTACTACAAGGTCAATTACAACCGCGCCGGGGAGTATTGGAAGCTTTCTCTGGCCGACTCATCGTTGGCGTGGTCGCCGGACGGCAAGCACCGTTACTACAACACGTGCGTACAAATGGACATTGACGACCGCAGCGATCACGCCGGCGTCGGTACCGGCACCGGCACTCAAGGCAACATCTCCGAGTACAACACCAGCCGCCTGCGCCCGGACATGCTCGCGGTGGACAGTTTGCTCAAATGGGGGAAATAGGGGGCGCTTACGAGCAACCCTGCCCGGGGCACGGTCCGCGTGCTCCGGGGCGGGGTTGCGTTGCGCCCGCGTGCAGGAAGCCAGTCGGCACTGGCCACGGATTGCCTGGGGTATCGCTCTCGAACCTACTCCTCCGTCAGGCGCACTGCGGGAGCAGCGGGGGTTTCGCCGCAACGATGTCTTTCAGCATGTC
This genomic interval carries:
- a CDS encoding DUF1329 domain-containing protein, whose translation is MHAHRKDTSDDAYVWYGKNQSMSWKLVGQQDILVQTALPDPVPLVAGPEGDGGTSWILRKDFLGAKFGYETPGWTGAPWAMTNMIWVKRPVWVVEAFPKDPYYNYGRQVIYADRENGLFYYKVNYNRAGEYWKLSLADSSLAWSPDGKHRYYNTCVQMDIDDRSDHAGVGTGTGTQGNISEYNTSRLRPDMLAVDSLLKWGK